A single window of Sebastes umbrosus isolate fSebUmb1 chromosome 16, fSebUmb1.pri, whole genome shotgun sequence DNA harbors:
- the LOC119474914 gene encoding interferon alpha-inducible protein 27-like protein 2A, protein MDYWTLATLGGGAVAGVVGAPFVLGAIGFTSAGIAASSIAAGMMSSAAVANGGAVAAGSTVAVLQALGAGGLTAAANAVAASVGAGVAAGVGEAVAAIISDNLNVLVNKTV, encoded by the exons ATGGATTATT GGACGTTGGCCACTTTGGGAGGAGGCGCAG TAGCTGGGGTGGTCGGGGCTCCTTTTGTTCTGGGGGCCATAGGTTTCACCTCAGCTGGAATAGCAGCAAGCTCCATTGCTGCTGGCATGATGTCGAGTGCTGCAGTTGCTAACGGAGGAGCAGTAGCAGCAGGAAGTACAGTGGCAGTTTTGCAGGCATTAG GTGCAGGTGGTCTGACAGCAGCTGCCAATGCAGTTGCGGCCAGCGTTGGAGCAGGCGTTGCAGCTGGCGTTGGAGAAGCAGTGGCTGCAATCATCTCAGacaatttaaatgttttggtCAATAAAACGGTGTAA
- the LOC119474910 gene encoding cytosolic 5'-nucleotidase 1A-like, with translation MSINNGHTLTASGQDLTSSTWEDAGTVLKPSTPTRKPKPPNPENAITIGVSARVIFNMEKEQQIYEQQGLEEYIKYQVEHETQPFSPGPAFSFVKALEAVNIQLRELYPASEELFDVVLMTNNHAYVGLRLINTINHHQLFIERFCMTGGNSPIGYLKAYHTNLYLSADPVKVREALAEGIAAATMFTPEKMTEVSETQLRVAFDGDAVLFSDESERIYKAHGLDKFFEHEKAHENKPLDHGPLKCFLEALGKLQKKFYGKGQRMNCPIRTYLVTARSAASSGTRALKTLRSWGLEIDEALFMAGAPKGPMLEKIRPHIFFDDQMFHVEGAAEMGTVACHVPYGIGQRVTKTEINDKKTFSEPE, from the exons ATGAGTATAAACAACGGCCACACTCTGACCGCCAGTGGACAGGACTTGACCAGCAGTACCTGGGAAGATGCTGGGACGGTGTTGAAGCCCTCTACCCCCACCAGGAAACCTAAACCA CCAAATCCGGAGAATGCCATCACCATCGGCGTGTCAGCACGAGTCATCTTCAACATGGAGAAGGAGCAGCAGATCTACGAGCAGCAGGGCCTGGAAGAGTACATCAAGTATCAGGTGGAGCATGAAACGCAGCCTTTCAGCCCCGGACCTGCCTTCTCCTTTGTCAAG GCTCTGGAGGCTGTGAACATTCAACTGAGGGAGCTTTACCCCGCGAGCGAGGAGCTCTTTGACGTTGTGCTCATGACCAACAACCACGCATACGTCGGCCTAAGACTCATCAATACCATCAATCATCACC AGTTGTTCATCGAGCGCTTCTGTATGACAGGGGGAAACAGTCCCATAGGCTACTTGAAGGCATACCACACTAACCTTTACCTGTCTGCTGATCCAGTCAAGGTTCGGGAAGCTCTGGCAGAAG GTATAGCAGCAGCCACCATGTTCACCCCAGAGAAGATGACGGAAGTGTCGGAGACTCAGCTGCGTGTCGCTTTTGACGGTGATGCCGTCCTCTTCTCTGATGAGTCTGAGCGCATTTACAAGGCCCATGGACTGGACAAGTTCTTTGAGCATGAGAAGGCACACGAGAACAAGCCTCTGgaccat GGACCGTTGAAATGTTTCCTGGAGGCTTTAGGAAAGCTGCAGAAGAAATTTTATGGCAAAGGCCAGCGCATGAACTGCCCCATCCGGACCTACTTGGTGACAGCTCGCAGCGCAGCCAGCTCTGGTACCAGAGCCCTAAAAACTCTGCGCTCATGGGGTCTGGAGATCGATGAGGCTCTCTTTATGGCAGGGGCACCCAAGGGCCCCATGCTTGAGAAGATAAGGCCACACATTTTCTTTGATGACCAGATGTTTCATGTGGAGGGGGCAGCGGAAATGGGGACAGTAGCGTGCCACGTGCCCTATGGGATAGGTCAGAGAGTTACCAAAACAGaaattaatgacaaaaagactttttcAGAACCCGAGTAA
- the LOC119474933 gene encoding protein L-Myc-1b-like: MEFDCYQHYFLDDFDREEEDFYKSTAPSEDIWKKFELLPTPPMSPTRTPHHLTPGDKLSWLSKVLGQDEECEAQFIPDTASGKLFGNLSSIIIQDCMWSSFSASKQLEKVNGRVSAATPTCSSLSPAAVAQLSVRQPSKAQCVSPAGPTECVDPAAVLTFPAPASSCRKPASSGSESRSDSSDDDEEEIDVVTVESKQQNRVRLVNVRKPVTITVRADPCPKRFHMSVHRQQHNYAARSPDSEPEDEEDEDEDEEEEEEEEYEEEPQSKRTCTASTQRPRSSSGGSSQPSSPSDSPQNSDAEDTDRRRNHNFLERKRRNDLRSRFLALRDEIPGLESTKTPKVAILTHATDYLADLHTKEKRQLQEKKRLKTRQQQLLRKLAELKRS; this comes from the exons ATGGAGTTCGACTGTTACCAGCACTATTTCCTCGACGATTTTGACCGAGAAGAGGAGGATTTTTACAAGTCTACCGCACCGAGCGAGGACATATGGAAAAAGTTCGAGCTGCTGCCGACCCCTCCCATGTCTCCCACCCGCACACCGCACCACCTCACGCCGGGAGACAAGCTCAGCTGGCTGTCCAAAGTCCTGGGTCAGGATGAGGAGTGCGAGGCTCAGTTCATCCCAGACACGGCGTCTGGGAAACTCTTCGGCAACCTCAGCTCCATCATCATCCAGGACTGCATGTGGAGTAGTTTCTCTGCCAGTAAGCAGCTGGAGAAGGTCAACGGGAGAGTGTCTGCTGCGACGCCGACCTGCAGCTCTCTATCTCCGGCTGCAGTGGCTCAGCTCTCCGTGAGACAACCGAGCAAAGCGCAGTGCGTCTCTCCAGCCGGACCGACGGAATGCGTCGACCCAGCGGCGGTTCTCACCTTCCCTGCGCCGGCAAGCAGCTGCAGGAAGCCGGCGTCGTCTGGGTCCGAGTCTCGCTCTGATTCCTCTg atgatgatgaagaggaaatCGACGTGGTCACCGTGGAGAGCAAGCAGCAGAACCGGGTGCGGCTGGTGAATGTCAGGAAACCGGTGACCATCACAGTCCGGGCCGACCCATGCCCCAAACGCTTCCACATGTCTGTCCACCGGCAGCAGCACAACTACGCCGCACGCTCACCAGACAGCGAGccggaggatgaggaggatgaagacgaagatgaggaggaggaggaggaagaagagtaTGAGGAAGAGCCTCAAAGCAAGCGCACCTGCACAGCATCCACTCAGCGGCCGCGCTCTTCGTCTGGGGGTTCCTCCCAGCCCAGCTCTCCCTCGGATAGTCCCCAGAACTCTGACGCAGAGGACACTGACCGCAGGCGGAACCACAACTTCCtcgagaggaagaggaggaacgaCCTGCGGTCCCGTTTCCTCGCCCTGCGGGATGAGATCCCCGGCCTGGAGTCGACCAAGACTCCTAAAGTGGCCATCCTGACCCACGCCACAGATTACCTGGCTGACCTGCACACCAAGGAGAAGCGGCAGCTCCAGGAGAAGAAACGCCTCAAAACCCGACAGCAACAGCTTCTCCGCAAGTTGGCTGAACTGAAGCGCTCTTGA